Proteins co-encoded in one Capnocytophaga ochracea DSM 7271 genomic window:
- a CDS encoding calcium-translocating P-type ATPase, PMCA-type, with translation MADKHHYKGLTDAQVLESRQKYGENSLSSVEGEPLWKQFLEKFTDPIIIILLVALVFSFGVSTYEYVVHNEGFDAFLEPIGILFAVLLATGVAFYFEHKANKQFEILNQVNDEIYYKVIRNEHITQVLKKDIVVGDIVILETGEEVPADGELLEAVSMHINESTLTGEPLVHKTTNPSDFEAEATYPSNYVCRGTSVSDGHGIFEVKKVGDATEYGKVFEGVQIDNTVKTPLNEQLDKLAGMITKISYAIAILVIVGRLILYFTLPAHNINQIDWIDFGHYLLNTAMIAITVVVVAVPEGLPMSVTLSLAYSMRSMMATNNLVRKMHACETMGATTVICTDKTGTLTQNQMTIYETYFNRFTDEQLGEKLIAESMAVNSTAYLDFTDKEKPNVLGNPTEGALLLWLYGKGTNYLPIREGSEVLNQLTFSTERKYMATLVQSPALGKPVLYVKGAPEIVMTFCYEGGKFLSDIPQADFEAKLLQYQNQAMRTIGFAYKVIDDPNTVISENGKLVVNGLNFIGITAISDPVRPDVPASIEECLHAGIQVKIVTGDTPGTAREIARQIHLWDDTCTERNQITGVEFAAMSDTELLDRITDLRVISRARPLDKARLVNLLQQKGEVVAVTGDGTNDAPALKAAQVGLSMGDGTSVAKEASDITILDNSFSSIGKAVMWGRSLYLNIQRFILFQMTINVAACIIVLIGAFLGVESPLTVTQMLWVNLIMDTFAALALASLPPSNRVMNDKPRARGANIITKPMTKGIFGVGGFFVVLLFGFIQYFKNEDITSLTQFSITDYFSHFFHFGTPKNGLSAYELSLFFSIFVFLQFWNMFNAKAYRTGKSTFYNIGKSQGFILIATVIVIGQVFITTFGGQMFNVTPLKLTDWTIIIGATSLVLWTGEILRAIKTEK, from the coding sequence ATGGCAGATAAACACCATTACAAAGGTCTTACCGATGCGCAAGTCCTTGAAAGTCGCCAAAAATACGGCGAAAACTCCCTTTCATCAGTAGAAGGCGAACCGCTTTGGAAACAATTCTTAGAAAAGTTCACCGACCCCATTATCATCATTCTTCTCGTTGCCCTCGTCTTCTCTTTTGGAGTATCTACTTATGAATATGTGGTGCATAATGAAGGTTTCGATGCTTTCTTAGAGCCCATAGGGATTCTCTTTGCTGTACTCTTGGCTACAGGTGTCGCTTTCTATTTTGAACATAAAGCCAATAAACAATTCGAAATTCTCAATCAGGTAAACGACGAGATTTACTACAAAGTCATTCGCAACGAACACATTACACAAGTGCTCAAAAAGGATATTGTAGTAGGCGATATAGTGATTTTGGAAACCGGTGAAGAAGTACCCGCCGATGGCGAGCTCCTCGAAGCCGTATCAATGCATATCAACGAGTCTACCCTTACCGGAGAACCTTTGGTACACAAAACCACCAATCCATCCGATTTTGAGGCAGAAGCTACTTACCCTTCTAACTACGTTTGTCGCGGTACTTCGGTATCCGATGGTCACGGTATTTTTGAAGTGAAAAAGGTCGGCGATGCTACCGAATACGGCAAAGTGTTCGAGGGGGTTCAGATAGACAACACAGTGAAAACTCCCCTCAACGAACAGTTGGATAAACTCGCAGGAATGATTACCAAAATCAGTTACGCTATTGCAATTTTGGTGATTGTAGGTCGTCTTATCCTATATTTTACGCTTCCTGCTCATAACATAAACCAAATCGATTGGATTGATTTTGGTCACTATCTTCTCAATACAGCGATGATTGCTATTACCGTAGTGGTAGTTGCGGTACCCGAAGGCTTACCGATGAGTGTTACCCTCAGTTTGGCTTATAGTATGCGCAGTATGATGGCTACCAATAACCTCGTGCGCAAGATGCACGCTTGTGAGACGATGGGCGCTACTACCGTGATTTGTACCGATAAAACGGGTACACTCACCCAAAACCAAATGACTATCTACGAAACTTATTTCAATCGTTTTACAGATGAACAATTAGGTGAAAAACTCATCGCCGAATCGATGGCGGTGAACTCTACGGCTTACCTCGATTTTACTGATAAAGAAAAACCAAACGTGCTGGGGAATCCTACCGAAGGAGCACTCCTATTGTGGCTCTACGGCAAAGGAACCAACTACTTGCCCATACGCGAAGGGAGTGAAGTGCTTAACCAACTCACTTTTTCTACCGAGCGCAAATATATGGCTACTTTGGTGCAATCACCAGCGTTGGGCAAACCGGTATTGTACGTGAAAGGAGCTCCCGAAATCGTGATGACTTTTTGCTACGAGGGTGGTAAATTCCTTTCCGATATTCCTCAAGCCGATTTCGAGGCAAAACTATTACAATACCAAAACCAAGCGATGCGCACTATCGGTTTTGCATATAAAGTAATCGACGACCCGAATACGGTAATATCCGAAAATGGTAAGTTAGTGGTAAACGGCTTAAATTTTATAGGTATTACCGCTATTTCTGACCCCGTACGCCCTGATGTGCCTGCTTCTATTGAAGAGTGTTTGCACGCAGGCATTCAGGTGAAGATTGTAACCGGTGATACACCAGGTACCGCTCGCGAAATCGCCCGCCAAATACATTTGTGGGACGATACTTGCACCGAGCGTAACCAAATCACCGGCGTAGAATTTGCCGCAATGAGCGATACCGAACTCTTAGACCGCATTACCGACCTACGCGTGATTTCACGCGCACGTCCGCTCGACAAAGCACGCCTCGTGAACCTATTGCAACAAAAAGGCGAAGTTGTAGCCGTAACTGGTGATGGTACCAACGATGCACCAGCCCTCAAAGCTGCCCAAGTAGGTCTTTCAATGGGCGACGGAACCTCAGTAGCCAAAGAAGCTTCCGATATCACTATCTTAGATAACTCGTTCAGTAGTATCGGTAAAGCCGTGATGTGGGGGCGTTCACTCTATTTAAACATTCAGCGTTTTATCCTCTTCCAGATGACTATCAATGTGGCAGCGTGTATCATCGTGCTCATTGGGGCATTCTTAGGGGTAGAGTCACCGCTTACCGTAACTCAAATGCTCTGGGTGAACCTCATTATGGATACCTTTGCGGCATTAGCGTTAGCATCCTTACCACCGAGCAACCGCGTAATGAACGATAAACCTCGTGCGCGTGGTGCTAATATCATTACAAAGCCAATGACAAAAGGCATTTTTGGTGTAGGAGGATTCTTTGTAGTGTTGCTTTTTGGTTTCATTCAGTACTTTAAAAATGAGGATATCACCAGTCTCACTCAATTTTCAATTACTGATTATTTCAGTCATTTCTTTCACTTCGGAACACCCAAAAACGGACTATCGGCTTATGAACTTTCCTTGTTCTTCTCGATATTCGTGTTCTTGCAATTCTGGAATATGTTCAATGCCAAAGCTTATCGTACCGGCAAGAGTACTTTTTATAATATAGGCAAGAGCCAAGGTTTTATACTTATTGCTACGGTGATTGTCATCGGTCAAGTGTTTATCACTACTTTTGGTGGGCAGATGTTCAACGTAACCCCACTCAAGCTCACCGATTGGACAATCATCATTGGCGCTACCAGTCTCGTACTATGGACAGGAGAAATTCTCAGAGCCATAAAAACAGAAAAGTAA
- a CDS encoding aminopeptidase P family protein, with translation MNTPEKLSLLRSKMQENHIDAFVVFSADPHLSEYLPKEWLERAWLSGFTGSAGFVVVTKDKAGLWTDSRYFVQSAIELKGSGIDLFKDGVEGTPDYADWLVSVLPAGATVALNALATSHIAWEKLQATLAAHNIKLVHKPLIDLIWTNREKDPLHHIFVHPDKWAGQTVAEKLTAIRKAMANHRTTLHLITALDDVAWTLNLRGSDVAYNPVFLGYIALSDKEATLFVDKAKLTPEVEAHLAAAKVNVRPYDEFYNYLATVKGQNILLAPNTNQAIFEALQKDNKLVQAPAPGNLMKAVKNATELEGFRTVMVRDGVAMVKFLYWLTHQVGKEPMTEYSIGKKLRDFRAEGKNFVGESFGSIIGYQGNGAIVHYSAPKHGSKEVHPEGSVLVDSGGQYLEGTTDITRTIPLGKVSQQFIDDSTLVLKGMIQLAMVQFPRGTRGVQLDAYARMALWKNHKDYGHGTGHGVGSFMNVHEGPQNIRKDLNPQVLLAGMVCSDEPGVYLENQYGIRHENLITVREVATNEFGTFYDFETLTLCPFMPSGINVALLTDVERQWLNAYHKTCEEKLAPLLEGDVKEWFLTLVKPL, from the coding sequence ATGAATACACCCGAAAAATTATCTCTCTTGCGCTCTAAAATGCAAGAAAACCACATCGACGCTTTTGTGGTATTCAGCGCCGACCCTCACCTTAGTGAATACCTACCCAAAGAATGGCTCGAACGCGCTTGGCTCTCTGGATTTACAGGCTCTGCGGGTTTTGTAGTCGTTACCAAAGATAAAGCCGGCTTGTGGACGGACTCTCGCTACTTTGTACAATCGGCTATCGAGCTCAAAGGCTCTGGCATCGACCTCTTCAAGGACGGTGTAGAAGGTACCCCCGATTATGCCGATTGGCTCGTATCAGTACTTCCCGCTGGGGCTACTGTGGCACTTAACGCCTTGGCAACCTCTCACATCGCTTGGGAAAAACTACAAGCTACTTTAGCCGCTCACAACATCAAATTGGTGCATAAACCTCTTATCGACCTTATCTGGACAAACCGAGAAAAAGACCCTCTTCATCACATTTTCGTACACCCCGACAAATGGGCAGGACAAACCGTAGCCGAGAAACTCACCGCTATTCGCAAAGCAATGGCTAACCACCGCACTACCTTGCACCTTATCACTGCCTTAGACGATGTAGCTTGGACACTCAACCTCCGCGGTAGCGATGTGGCTTACAACCCTGTATTCCTCGGTTATATCGCTCTATCCGATAAAGAAGCGACTCTTTTTGTAGATAAAGCTAAACTCACCCCTGAGGTAGAAGCTCATTTGGCAGCAGCCAAAGTAAACGTGCGTCCTTATGATGAGTTCTACAACTATTTGGCTACCGTAAAAGGACAAAATATACTCCTCGCCCCTAATACCAATCAAGCGATATTCGAAGCCCTCCAAAAGGACAATAAACTCGTGCAAGCTCCCGCTCCTGGCAACCTGATGAAAGCCGTGAAGAACGCTACCGAGCTCGAAGGATTCCGTACTGTAATGGTACGCGATGGGGTAGCAATGGTGAAGTTCCTCTACTGGCTTACCCACCAAGTAGGCAAAGAACCAATGACCGAATACAGCATCGGCAAGAAGCTACGCGACTTTCGTGCCGAAGGCAAGAACTTCGTAGGCGAAAGTTTTGGCAGTATCATTGGTTACCAAGGTAATGGCGCCATTGTGCACTATTCAGCTCCTAAGCACGGTAGTAAAGAGGTACACCCCGAGGGTAGTGTTTTGGTAGACTCTGGTGGACAGTATCTTGAAGGTACTACCGATATCACTCGTACCATTCCATTAGGCAAAGTAAGTCAACAGTTTATTGACGATAGTACCCTTGTACTCAAAGGAATGATACAACTCGCAATGGTACAATTCCCAAGAGGCACTCGCGGTGTACAGCTCGACGCCTATGCGCGTATGGCACTTTGGAAAAACCATAAGGACTATGGTCACGGCACTGGTCACGGTGTAGGTAGCTTTATGAACGTACACGAAGGACCTCAAAATATTCGCAAAGACCTCAACCCACAAGTACTATTAGCAGGTATGGTATGCTCCGACGAACCTGGGGTATATCTCGAAAATCAATACGGTATTCGTCACGAGAACCTCATTACGGTGCGTGAAGTAGCTACCAACGAGTTTGGTACGTTCTACGATTTCGAGACCCTCACCCTTTGTCCGTTTATGCCTTCAGGTATCAATGTGGCTCTCCTCACCGATGTAGAACGCCAATGGCTTAATGCCTACCACAAAACTTGTGAAGAAAAACTCGCCCCTCTATTAGAAGGTGATGTAAAAGAATGGTTCTTAACTCTTGTAAAACCTTTGTAG
- a CDS encoding LytR/AlgR family response regulator transcription factor, producing MQLTCIIVDDEPMALQLLESYVVKTPFLRLVGKFSNAIDVLTFLYEGSAPDLIYMDIQMPELTGLQLSKKIPTSTKIVFTTAFDQYAIEGYKVNSIGYLLKPFDYAEFLETAQKALLLSTPSVTEKPLEIAQNYMFVKADYKQIKVMYDDILYIESLKDYVKIYLNSQSQPIVTLMSLKKLEEELPEERFMRVHRSFIVALDKVKVVERNQIVFGKQRITIAENCREAFLNKIMPNGQ from the coding sequence ATGCAACTTACTTGTATCATTGTAGACGATGAGCCTATGGCGCTCCAACTGCTAGAAAGTTATGTGGTAAAGACTCCTTTTCTGAGGTTAGTCGGCAAATTTAGCAATGCTATTGATGTATTGACGTTCTTATATGAAGGTAGCGCACCCGACCTTATCTATATGGATATCCAAATGCCTGAACTTACAGGGCTCCAGCTTTCTAAAAAGATACCCACCTCTACTAAAATTGTTTTTACTACGGCTTTTGACCAATACGCTATTGAGGGATATAAGGTAAACTCTATTGGATACTTATTGAAACCTTTTGATTATGCTGAGTTTTTGGAGACGGCTCAAAAGGCTTTGCTATTAAGCACACCTTCTGTTACTGAAAAACCGCTCGAAATAGCGCAGAATTATATGTTTGTAAAGGCAGATTACAAGCAAATAAAGGTGATGTATGATGATATTTTGTATATAGAAAGTCTTAAAGATTACGTAAAAATATACCTCAACAGTCAGTCACAACCTATTGTAACGCTGATGAGCTTGAAGAAATTGGAAGAGGAATTACCGGAAGAACGGTTTATGCGAGTGCATAGGTCGTTTATAGTAGCTCTGGACAAAGTGAAAGTAGTGGAGCGCAACCAAATAGTATTTGGCAAACAACGCATTACGATTGCTGAGAATTGTAGAGAGGCGTTTCTGAATAAAATAATGCCTAATGGTCAATAA
- the sppA gene encoding signal peptide peptidase SppA: MTFLKTLLATILGFFISMGICFILFLIFISVMISSVVGGAKGEEVSVKDNSVLELSFEEPLVDYGERITFKDFDYTSESYNGLNATLKAIENAKTDKRIKGIYLKSTGNIGGLAFAQELRKALEDFKTSGKFVLAYSDEISQLDYYLQTVADKVYISQLGSVALRGLSSEVLFFKGLQEKSGVQMEVIRHGKYKSAVEPFLDNKMSDNNRKQLTELLSAMWNVIVTDIAKSRNIPVEKLNEIATNVGGRTAQLAKNNGLIDGILFRDEFEQIICDKTGSKSIDKVDFINIEDYAEAVVGKATGKHSKNKIAVIYADGEIMQGEGRAEIVGNETIIRALRKASDNKDIKAIVLRINSPGGDALASELMHREIEVTKKKKKVYVSMGNYAASGGYYIACNANRIFAEAGTITGSIGVFGVIPNVNALATNWGINAETVSTHPNAQFYSVFQKPTEQFKKEMTESIEQVYTVFLDRVAKGRGKTVAQIDSIAQGRVWSGKEALANGLVDEIGSLNDAIAYAAKDNGLKEYRTVSYPTFEMDFKAMFRRFGANLRGENLRNEMGVEAYEVYQQVKHIAQQRGVQAHLEYDVKLK; this comes from the coding sequence ATGACTTTTTTAAAAACTCTCTTAGCCACTATCCTCGGATTCTTTATTTCTATGGGGATATGTTTTATTCTTTTCCTCATCTTCATCTCTGTGATGATAAGCTCAGTGGTAGGTGGTGCCAAAGGTGAAGAAGTGAGTGTGAAGGACAATTCTGTACTCGAACTTTCTTTTGAAGAACCATTAGTAGACTACGGCGAACGCATAACCTTTAAGGATTTCGACTATACCTCTGAATCCTATAACGGACTTAATGCAACTCTCAAAGCTATTGAGAACGCCAAAACCGACAAGCGTATCAAAGGTATTTACCTCAAAAGTACGGGTAACATCGGCGGATTAGCTTTCGCTCAAGAACTTCGTAAAGCTTTGGAGGATTTTAAGACTTCTGGCAAATTCGTCTTAGCTTATAGCGATGAAATTTCCCAACTCGATTACTATCTCCAAACCGTAGCCGATAAGGTGTATATTAGTCAGCTCGGAAGTGTTGCGCTCCGGGGTCTCTCTTCTGAAGTCCTTTTCTTCAAAGGGCTCCAAGAAAAAAGCGGTGTGCAAATGGAAGTGATTCGCCACGGCAAATACAAAAGCGCTGTAGAACCTTTCTTAGACAATAAGATGAGCGATAACAACCGCAAGCAACTCACCGAATTACTCTCTGCTATGTGGAACGTCATCGTTACCGATATCGCTAAAAGTCGTAATATTCCCGTAGAAAAACTCAATGAAATAGCTACCAATGTAGGTGGACGCACAGCACAGTTAGCTAAAAACAACGGACTCATAGACGGTATTCTTTTCCGCGATGAATTCGAGCAAATCATCTGTGATAAAACCGGTAGTAAAAGTATCGATAAGGTTGATTTTATCAATATTGAAGATTATGCCGAAGCCGTAGTAGGCAAAGCAACGGGCAAGCACTCCAAAAATAAGATAGCTGTTATCTATGCCGATGGTGAGATTATGCAAGGCGAAGGACGCGCTGAAATCGTAGGTAATGAAACCATTATCCGTGCCTTGCGCAAAGCCTCTGATAATAAAGATATAAAAGCTATTGTGCTTCGTATCAATTCCCCTGGTGGCGATGCCTTAGCCTCTGAATTGATGCACCGAGAAATCGAAGTTACTAAAAAGAAGAAAAAGGTATATGTCTCTATGGGCAACTATGCCGCTTCTGGTGGCTATTATATTGCGTGCAATGCTAACCGCATTTTTGCAGAAGCAGGTACTATCACCGGTTCTATTGGGGTATTCGGCGTAATTCCTAATGTAAATGCCTTAGCTACCAACTGGGGTATAAATGCCGAAACCGTAAGCACTCACCCCAACGCTCAGTTTTATAGTGTATTCCAAAAACCTACTGAACAATTCAAAAAAGAAATGACCGAATCTATTGAGCAAGTATATACTGTATTTTTAGATCGTGTAGCCAAAGGGCGTGGTAAAACGGTTGCCCAAATAGACTCCATTGCACAAGGAAGAGTATGGAGCGGTAAAGAAGCCCTTGCTAATGGTTTGGTAGACGAAATCGGCTCGCTAAACGATGCTATTGCCTACGCTGCTAAAGACAACGGACTCAAAGAATATCGCACCGTTTCTTACCCTACTTTCGAAATGGACTTTAAAGCAATGTTCCGCCGTTTTGGAGCGAATCTGAGAGGTGAGAACTTGCGCAATGAGATGGGTGTAGAAGCTTATGAAGTCTATCAGCAGGTGAAACATATCGCTCAGCAACGTGGAGTGCAAGCCCATTTAGAATACGATGTGAAACTGAAATAG
- the gldA gene encoding gliding motility-associated ABC transporter ATP-binding subunit GldA, giving the protein MSVEVQQLTKIYGQQVAVNAISFQLEKGEITGFLGPNGAGKSTTMKMITGALTPTDGTITVNGIDILKNPIEAQRTIGYLPEHNPLYTEMYVREYLRFMAELYPKVPSDRIEEVIALTGLSSESDKKIEALSKGYRQRVGLASALIHDPEILILDEPTTGLDPNQLVEIRHIIKELGKRKTVLLSSHIMQEIQALADRVIVLHKGNIVLDKKMTELQNKEQIIEVAFDFRVEERLLRALPNIVSVHNVYDFLYQLQFDTSEDMRPTVFDFAKENGLKILQINHKHKDLEETFIQLTANN; this is encoded by the coding sequence ATGTCTGTAGAAGTTCAACAACTAACAAAAATATACGGACAGCAAGTGGCTGTCAATGCTATCAGTTTTCAACTTGAAAAAGGTGAAATTACCGGCTTTTTAGGACCTAATGGAGCAGGTAAATCTACTACTATGAAAATGATTACAGGAGCGCTTACCCCTACTGATGGAACAATAACAGTAAATGGCATTGATATACTAAAAAATCCTATTGAAGCACAGAGAACAATAGGGTATTTGCCTGAACACAATCCGTTGTATACCGAAATGTACGTGCGAGAATACCTGCGCTTTATGGCTGAACTATACCCCAAAGTCCCCTCCGATAGGATTGAAGAGGTAATTGCTCTTACAGGGCTTTCTTCTGAAAGCGATAAGAAGATAGAGGCGCTCTCCAAAGGCTATCGCCAGCGTGTAGGCTTGGCTTCTGCGCTTATTCACGACCCCGAAATTCTTATACTCGATGAACCTACCACAGGGCTCGACCCCAATCAGCTGGTAGAAATACGCCATATTATCAAAGAGTTAGGTAAGCGTAAAACAGTGTTACTATCTTCTCATATTATGCAAGAAATTCAAGCTTTGGCTGACCGTGTGATTGTATTGCATAAAGGTAACATCGTGTTAGATAAGAAAATGACCGAACTGCAAAACAAAGAACAAATTATAGAAGTAGCTTTTGATTTTCGTGTCGAAGAACGCCTCTTGCGCGCTTTGCCTAACATAGTATCAGTGCATAATGTCTATGATTTTCTATATCAGTTACAGTTCGATACCTCAGAAGATATGCGCCCCACTGTATTTGATTTTGCCAAAGAAAACGGATTGAAAATACTACAAATTAATCACAAGCATAAAGACTTAGAAGAAACCTTCATTCAACTAACGGCTAATAATTAA
- a CDS encoding DUF3298 and DUF4163 domain-containing protein encodes MKKNNIKKLSLILGLIFIIIIGYCGYCIYRHYTRTQKISFEEKTIERSDENCEDNCFSVSLNYLYCNGNSEFAKNFNQEIELQLSNFLLSNDDSLQVEGISIEKALDSLTKDYYKLHEHFPELPAFEFIATDSIMWQNSKMLSLVSNRYAFTGEAQPIQTKVFTHFALDNGEVITNENLFTDEEKVTQIAKRYFEKAQQNATITPLDDKKFDFENGIFRLPNQMGVAADALILFYEPFEIAPYVDTPFEVKVPIKEIMPYLTFADNK; translated from the coding sequence ATGAAAAAAAACAATATAAAAAAATTAAGCCTTATTTTAGGTCTTATATTCATTATAATAATCGGTTACTGCGGTTACTGCATTTACCGTCACTATACCCGTACTCAAAAAATCAGCTTTGAAGAGAAAACTATAGAACGTAGCGATGAGAATTGCGAAGATAACTGTTTCTCTGTAAGCCTAAACTATCTATATTGCAACGGTAATAGCGAGTTTGCTAAGAATTTCAATCAAGAAATAGAGCTACAACTCTCCAATTTTCTCCTTTCCAACGACGACTCTCTACAAGTGGAAGGTATCAGTATAGAAAAAGCTTTAGATAGCCTTACAAAAGATTACTATAAGCTTCACGAACATTTCCCTGAGCTCCCTGCTTTCGAGTTTATCGCTACTGATAGCATTATGTGGCAAAATAGCAAGATGCTTTCTTTAGTGTCCAACCGTTATGCTTTTACCGGTGAAGCACAACCTATACAAACCAAAGTTTTCACTCACTTTGCATTAGATAATGGCGAAGTAATTACCAATGAAAACCTCTTTACCGATGAAGAAAAAGTAACCCAAATAGCCAAACGTTATTTTGAGAAAGCACAACAAAACGCCACCATCACTCCTTTAGATGATAAAAAGTTTGATTTTGAAAATGGAATCTTTCGTCTTCCTAACCAAATGGGCGTAGCAGCCGATGCTCTCATTTTGTTCTATGAACCTTTTGAGATAGCTCCTTATGTAGATACGCCTTTTGAAGTGAAAGTTCCTATAAAAGAAATTATGCCTTATCTCACTTTTGCTGACAATAAATAA
- a CDS encoding phosphoadenylyl-sulfate reductase: MKERLTTLHNALLQKTEVEGLASLAEQFPNEIVFSTSFGLEDQAITHLILANQIPISIFTLDTGRLFNETYSVWESTEQRYNTHILPYYPKTHDIEEYVHKNGPLSFYRSVELRKECCHIRKVEPLSRALKGKKVWVTGLRADQSNARKDLPILEWDDTYQLFKYSPILHWTFEDTKAFIKAHNIPYNVLHDKGFVSIGCAPCTRAIKEGEDFRAGRWWWESNSKKECGLHEHK, encoded by the coding sequence ATGAAAGAACGATTAACAACATTACATAACGCTCTCTTACAAAAAACAGAAGTAGAAGGTCTCGCTTCTTTAGCTGAACAATTTCCTAATGAGATAGTTTTTTCAACCAGCTTTGGGTTAGAAGACCAAGCTATTACTCACCTCATTCTCGCAAACCAAATTCCTATCAGTATTTTCACTTTAGATACCGGTCGCTTGTTCAACGAAACTTACTCAGTTTGGGAAAGCACTGAGCAACGCTACAATACACATATTTTGCCTTATTATCCCAAAACACACGATATAGAAGAATATGTACACAAAAATGGCCCTTTGTCTTTTTATCGCTCAGTAGAGCTGCGCAAAGAGTGCTGTCATATACGCAAAGTAGAACCCCTTAGCCGAGCACTAAAAGGCAAGAAAGTATGGGTAACAGGTTTACGTGCCGACCAAAGTAATGCTCGTAAAGACCTCCCTATACTCGAATGGGACGATACTTACCAGCTCTTTAAATACAGCCCTATCCTCCATTGGACGTTTGAAGATACCAAAGCCTTTATCAAGGCACATAACATTCCTTATAATGTGTTACACGACAAAGGTTTTGTGAGCATAGGCTGTGCCCCTTGTACTCGTGCTATCAAAGAGGGTGAAGATTTTCGCGCAGGTCGTTGGTGGTGGGAAAGCAATAGTAAAAAAGAATGCGGACTACACGAACACAAATAA
- a CDS encoding TrmH family RNA methyltransferase translates to MNITSTQNPLIKKIVLLSEKSRERKKEGICVVEGAREIRLALEGGYTLETLLYQPEIFAEEHLLKLLSHTAQRVNPIAISKEVYQKISYRSSTEGVIALIQTKKHSLDTLAFVTDSPLLLVAEAPEKPGNIGALLRTADAANIDAVIIANPKTDLYNPNIIRSSVGCVFTVPIATGSTTEVIDFLKAKGINSYCAALTAFKPYYEVSFEEASAIVVGTEDQGLTEEWLTHSTQNIIIPMEGVIDSMNVSVAAAVLIFEAKRQRVNLN, encoded by the coding sequence ATGAACATCACCAGTACTCAAAACCCCCTAATAAAGAAAATAGTTCTCCTCAGCGAGAAATCACGCGAGCGTAAAAAAGAAGGAATATGTGTAGTAGAAGGTGCGCGCGAGATACGCTTAGCCCTTGAAGGAGGCTACACTCTCGAAACATTGCTATATCAGCCTGAGATTTTTGCAGAAGAACACTTGCTAAAACTTCTTAGCCATACAGCTCAAAGAGTAAATCCTATCGCTATTAGCAAAGAAGTATACCAAAAGATTAGTTATCGCAGTTCTACTGAGGGGGTTATTGCCTTAATACAGACTAAAAAGCACAGTTTAGACACGCTAGCTTTTGTAACCGACTCTCCTTTGTTATTGGTAGCTGAAGCTCCTGAAAAACCAGGGAATATAGGGGCTCTCCTTCGCACTGCCGATGCTGCTAATATAGACGCTGTGATTATTGCCAATCCTAAAACTGACCTCTACAACCCTAATATTATACGTTCGAGCGTAGGTTGTGTGTTTACTGTTCCTATTGCAACGGGGAGCACTACTGAAGTGATTGATTTTCTCAAAGCCAAAGGTATCAATAGCTATTGCGCTGCTCTTACTGCCTTTAAACCTTATTACGAAGTATCGTTTGAGGAAGCCAGTGCTATCGTAGTAGGTACGGAAGACCAAGGTCTTACAGAGGAATGGCTTACTCATAGCACTCAGAACATTATTATCCCGATGGAAGGTGTAATCGACTCTATGAATGTATCAGTTGCTGCTGCGGTACTTATTTTTGAAGCGAAAAGACAAAGGGTAAATCTTAATTAA